In Cicer arietinum cultivar CDC Frontier isolate Library 1 chromosome 7, Cicar.CDCFrontier_v2.0, whole genome shotgun sequence, a single window of DNA contains:
- the LOC101507964 gene encoding probable N-acetyltransferase HLS1 translates to MGEEVVSVREFDPNKDRESVEAVEKICEVGPSGKLSLFTDLHGDPICRVRNSPTFLMLVAEIGNETVGMIRGCIKTVTCGKKLIRPTKNTITNNGNNTESNSKNVPVFTKLAYILGLRVSPNHRRMGIGLKLVEKMEEWFRENGAEYSYMATENDNVASVKLFTDKCGYSKFRTPSILVNPVYAHRVRISSSKVTIIKLTPNDAEALYRNKFSTTEFFPRDIDSVLKNKLTLGTFLAVPTSGSTYGPNNWPGPDVFLKTPPTSWALVSIWNCKDVFTLEVKGASRVRRAMAKTTRVLDKAFPWLRLPSIPNFFEPFGFHLMYGIGGEGPEALKMVKALCGFAHNLAMERGCSAVATEVSSNEPLRFAIPHWKVLSCEEDLWCIKRLGEDYSDGSVGDWTKSAPGFSIFVDPREF, encoded by the exons ATGGGCGAGGAAGTTGTGAGTGTGAGAGAGTTCGACCCAAATAAAGATAGAGAGAGTGTGGAAGCCGTTGAAAAAATATGCGAGGTTGGACCCAGTGGAAAACTTTCCCTCTTCACTGACTTGCACGGTGACCCAATTTGCAGGGTCCGAAATTCACCAACTTTTCTCATGCTG gTAGCCGAGATAGGCAATGAGACTGTGGGAATGATAAGAGGTTGCATCAAAACCGTTACATGCGGGAAAAAACTCATCAGACCAACAAAAAATACCATTACTAACAATGGCAACAACACCGAATCAAATTCCAAAAATGTCCCTGTCTTCACAAAACTCGCCTACATACTAGGTCTCCGTGTTTCTCCAAATCACAG gAGAATGGGAATAGGGCTAAAACTGGTAGAAAAAATGGAGGAATGGTTCAGAGAGAATGGAGCGGAGTATTCATACATGGCAACGGAAAATGACAACGTGGCGTCAGTGAAACTTTTCACCGACAAATGCGGTTACTCAAAGTTTCGTACACCATCTATTCTCGTTAACCCCGTTTACGCTCACCGTGTTAGAATCTCATCATCTAAAGTAACCATAATAAAACTAACTCCAAACGACGCCGAAGCACTCTACCGTAACAAATTCTCCACCACCGAGTTTTTTCCTCGTGACATTGATTCCGTTTTAAAAAACAAACTCACCCTCGGAACTTTCCTTGCCGTCCCAACTAGTGGATCCACTTATGGGCCCAACAACTGGCCAGGCCCAGATGTTTTTCTAAAGACTCCACCAACTTCCTGGGCCTTAGTCAGTATTTGGAACTGTAAAGACGTATTTACCCTGGAAGTAAAAGGCGCGTCGCGTGTGAGACGCGCTATGGCTAAAACAACTCGCGTGTTGGACAAGGCTTTTCCGTGGCTACGATTACCTTCGATTCCGAACTTTTTCGAACCGTTTGGGTTTCACTTAATGTACGGAATTGGAGGGGAAGGACCGGAGGCGTTGAAAATGGTGAAAGCTTTGTGTGGTTTCGCTCATAATCTTGCTATGGAGCGTGGGTGCAGTGCGGTTGCTACTGAGGTTTCGAGCAATGAACCTCTACGGTTCGCTATTCCTCACTGGAAGGTTCTATCGTGTGAAGAGGATTTGTGGTGTATTAAGAGACTTGGGGAAGATTATAGTGATGGTTCTGTTGGTGATTGGACTAAATCTGCACCTGGattttccatttttgttgaTCCTAgggagttttaa